Proteins encoded in a region of the Quercus lobata isolate SW786 chromosome 8, ValleyOak3.0 Primary Assembly, whole genome shotgun sequence genome:
- the LOC115958104 gene encoding uncharacterized protein LOC115958104: MYMPPLTHSISEESQESQPIFISTQQQPTLKNKTLFLLVDYFYNMQRIPHKSQAAQRLQVPAGRSSLNRDAMEGHRGLRKNNNYAVSSSPRPRPVCTCSNHPGAVKCTRHGYAVPHTETLKKRSARKEVLRRALTPPPRRLSLRWFNFRPTPSRLSNMSVAN; encoded by the coding sequence ATGTATATGCCACCACTCACCCACTCCATATCTGAAGAATCTCAAGAGTCTCAACCAATTTTCATCTCAACCCAGCAGCAGCCCACactcaaaaataaaactctattCTTATTAGTTGATTACTTCTACAATATGCAAAGGATTCCTCACAAATCACAAGCTGCACAAAGGCTACAAGTACCAGCTGGGAGGTCATCACTCAATAGAGACGCCATGGAAGGACATCGTGGACTACGAAAGAATAACAATTATGCCGTATCATCATCTCCTAGGCCTCGGCCGGTTTGCACTTGCTCGAACCATCCGGGGGCGGTCAAGTGTACCCGTCACGGCTATGCAGTGCCTCATACGGAGACATTGAAGAAGCGTAGTGCAAGAAAAGAGGTATTGAGGAGAGCATTGACACCACCACCACGCAGGTTGAGCCTCCGGTGGTTTAATTTCAGGCCAACACCAAGTCGACTCTCGAACATGTCTGTGgctaattaa
- the LOC115954962 gene encoding NAC transcription factor 56: MESTEMSPQPNLPPGFRFHPTDEELVVHYLKKKLTSAPLPVSIIAEVDLYKFDPWELPAKATFGQHEWYFFSPRDRKYPNGARPNRAATSGYWKATGTDKPVLSSGSSLKVGVKKALVFYGGKPPKGIKTNWIMHEYRLIDNKPNNKPPGCDLGNKKNSLRLDDWVLCRIYKKNNTHRPMDHEREDSMDDLTRPIPPSISVSQQNMKLQFPKAGTSYGSLLDQNLFEGIVTNDGINSGMSTQLASSSSMVPALGISNNFNMKRTLPSLYWNIDVEPSGPSSSKRLALDGSDESVTRTDGNASNSIASLLCQLPQTPSLHQQAMLGSVGDISLFRGPCHLPGLNWYS; the protein is encoded by the exons ATGGAGAGCACTGAGATGTCACCGCAGCCAAATCTGCCACCTGGGTTTCGTTTCCACCCCACAGATGAAGAGCTTGTGGTTCACTACCTCAAGAAAAAGCTCACCTCGGCTCCTCTTCCGGTTTCAATTATCGCTGAGGTTGATCTTTACAAATTTGATCCATGGGAACTACCAG CTAAGGCTACGTTTGGCCAGCATGAGTGGTACTTTTTTAGTCCAAGGGACCGGAAGTACCCGAATGGGGCGAGGCCGAACCGGGCTGCAACTTCAGGGTATTGGAAGGCTACAGGAACGGATAAGCCAGTGTTAAGCTCTGGGAGTAGCCTGAAGGTTGGTGTAAAAAAGGCCCTTGTGTTCTATGGAGGAAAGCCTCCCAAGGGGATCAAGACCAATTGGATCATGCATGAGTACCGGTTGATTGATAACAAGCCTAATAATAAGCCTCCTGGATGTGACTTAGGCAACAAGAAAAACTCTTTGAGg CTTGATGATTGGGTGCTATGTCGAATTTACAAAAAGAACAACACGCATAGACCTATGGATCATGAAAGGGAGGACTCGATGGATGACCTGACTCGACCTATACCACCTTCAATATCTGTGAGCCAACAAAATATGAAACTGCAATTTCCAAAGGCAGGCACAAGCTACGGTTCACTGCTTGACCAGAATTTGTTTGAAGGGATAGTAACCAATGATGGGATAAACTCTGGTATGTCAACCCAGTTAGCCTCTTCAAGTTCTATGGTTCCAGCCTTAGGAATCTCAAACaacttcaatatgaaacggaCACTCCCTTCATTGTACTGGAATATTGATGTGGAACCATCTGGGCCTTCATCGAGCAAGAGATTGGCTTTGGATGGTAGTGATGAAAGTGTCACGAGGACAGATGGGAATGCTTCTAATTCTATTGCCTCTCTGCTTTGCCAGCTTCCACAAACACCTTCATTGCATCAACAAGCAATGCTGGGGTCTGTTGGAGATATCAGTCTTTTTCGGGGACCTTGTCATCTTCCTGGATTGAACTGGTATTCTTAA